One Brassica napus cultivar Da-Ae chromosome C2, Da-Ae, whole genome shotgun sequence DNA window includes the following coding sequences:
- the LOC106380718 gene encoding probable receptor-like protein kinase At5g20050, whose translation MEDKKANIIATISIIALLTVIITARVTLKLSKTFYLIAGVDISLILAVICFLVIRRRYNRERKILVSKYVSEGRELRIEYSFLRKVAGVPTKFKLEDLEEATDGFRIQIGKGGSGSVFKGVLKDGSQVAVKRIEGEEKGEREFRSEVAAIASVQHKNLVRLYGYSSVNRQRFLVYAYIPNSSLDVWIFRNRRSRGCLTWDQRYQVAVDVAKALAYLHHDCRSKILHLDVKPENILLDENYRAVVTDFGLSKLIARDESRVVTEIRGTCGYLAPEWLLEHGISEKSDVYSYGIVLLEMIGGRRSIMKVEVEETNKNTNKKSKKKKLEYFPRIVNQKMRERKVMEIVDERVEAGDEGQVMKLVCVALWCIQEKAKNRPDMAMVIEMLEGRVPVSEPPDSQLVVVDLLAAGDDDDATTGVRRVVEVPRLHIQRERNFRLPSICSSIISPISPR comes from the coding sequence ATGGAGGACAAGAAAGCAAACATAATCGCCACCATATCCATCATAGCCCTCCTCACCGTCATAATCACCGCCAGAGTtactctaaaactctccaaaacgTTTTACCTCATCGCCGGCGTCGACATCTCCCTGATCCTCGCCGTGATCTGTTTCCTCGTAATCCGCCGCCGCTACAACAGAGAGAGGAAGATCCTAGTGTCAAAGTACGTCTCCGAAGGCAGAGAGCTCCGGATCGAGTACAGCTTCCTCCGGAAAGTCGCCGGAGTCCCGACCAAGTTCAAGCTCGAGGATCTCGAAGAAGCCACCGACGGGTTCCGGATCCAGATCGGAAAAGGCGGGTCGGGGTCCGTCTTCAAAGGAGTCCTCAAAGACGGAAGCCAAGTGGCCGTGAAGAGAATCGAAGGAGAGGAGAAAGGAGAAAGAGAGTTTAGGTCAGAGGTGGCCGCCATAGCTTCCGTGCAGCACAAGAATCTAGTTCGTCTCTACGGTTACTCGTCCGTGAATCGCCAGAGGTTCCTCGTCTACGCGTACATACCTAACTCGTCTCTCGACGTCTGGATCTTCCGGAACCGGAGATCAAGAGGATGCTTGACGTGGGACCAAAGGTACCAAGTCGCTGTCGATGTAGCGAAAGCCCTAGCTTATCTTCACCATGACTGTAGGTCAAAGATCTTGCATCTTGACGTGAAGCCAGAGAATATTCTCCTCGATGAAAACTACAGAGCGGTGGTTACGGACTTCGGACTCTCAAAGCTGATCGCTAGAGACGAGAGCCGAGTTGTGACGGAGATTCGCGGCACGTGCGGATACCTAGCCCCGGAGTGGCTTCTTGAACACGGTATCTCTGAAAAGTCTGACGTTTACAGCTATGGGATCGTGTTGCTTGAGATGATCGGAGGGAGGAGGAGTATTATGAAGGTAGAGGTCGAGGAGACAAACAAAAACACGAACaagaagagcaagaagaagaagctggagTACTTTCCGAGGATAGTGAACCAGAAGATGAGAGAAAGAAAGGTAATGGAGATTGTAGATGAACGGGTGGAGGCAGGTGATGAAGGGCAAGTGATGAAGCTGGTGTGTGTGGCTCTTTGGTGTATACAGGAGAAGGCTAAGAATAGGCCTGATATGGCTATGGTGATTGAGATGCTTGAAGGGAGAGTTCCGGTGAGTGAGCCGCCGGATTCGCAGCTTGTTGTGGTCGATCTTTTGGCTGCgggcgatgatgatgatgcaacTACTGGTGTGCGACGTGTTGTGGAGGTACCGAGGTTGCATATTCAGAGGGAAAGGAATTTTCGTTTGCCGTCTATTTGTTCTAGTATCATATCTCCCATTTCTCCACGGTAG
- the LOC106377773 gene encoding acyl-protein thioesterase 2 isoform X1: MSISGAALGSGRILGRAVEFGKTHVVRPKGKHQATIVWLHGLGDNGSSWSQLLETLPLPNIKWICPTAPSQPISLFGGFPSTAWFDVVGINEDGPDDVEGLDVAAAHVANLLSNEPSDIKLGVGGFSMGAGTSLYSATCFAVGKYGNGNPYPINLSTAIGLSGWLPCVKTLAGKLEEEQIKNRAASLPILVCHGKGDDVVPYKFGEKSSEALISHGFKKTTFKAYSGLGHYTIPQEMDELCAWLTSNLGLQG; encoded by the exons ATGAGTATCTCTGGTGCTGCACTTGGTTCAG GAAGAATTTTAGGAAGAGCGGTAGAGTTTGGGAAAACTCATGTGGTTAGGCCCAAAGGGAAACACCAAGCTACTATTGTCTGGTTACATGGTCTTGGCGACAATGGCTCTAG CTGGTCTCAGCTTTTGGAGACCCTTCCCCTTCCCAAT ATCAAATGGATATGCCCGACTGCTCCTTCTCAACCTATAAGTTTATTTGGTGGTTTTCCCTCCACAGCTT GGTTTGATGTTGTGGGCATCAATGAAGATGGACCTGATGATGTAGAAGGACTGGACGTGGCTGCCGCACATGTTGCAAATTTGTTGTCGAATGAGCCTTCTGACA TTAAGTTAGGTGTTGGAGGGTTCAGCATGGGTGCGGGGACGTCTCTATACTCAGCGACTTGTTTTGCAGTCGGTAAATATGGAAATGGCAATCCTTACCCTATCAATTTAAGCACAGCCATAGGCTTAAGCGGTTGGCTTCCTTGTGTTAA GACACTGGCTGGCAAACTAGAAGAGGAACAGATCAAGAATCGAGCTGCGTCCTTACCAATTTTAGTTTGCCATGGAAAAG GTGATGATGTGGTGCCGTACAAGTTTGGGGAGAAATCTTCAGAGGCCTTGATATCACATGGGTTTAAGAAGACAACGTTCAAAGCCTATAGTGGACTTGGTCACTACACCATCCCACAGGAGATGGATGAGTTGTGCGCTTGGTTAACATCCAACCTCGGCCTCCAAGGTTGA
- the LOC106377773 gene encoding acyl-protein thioesterase 2 isoform X2, producing MSISGAALGSGRILGRAVEFGKTHVVRPKGKHQATIVWLHGLGDNGSSWSQLLETLPLPNIKWICPTAPSQPISLFGFDVVGINEDGPDDVEGLDVAAAHVANLLSNEPSDIKLGVGGFSMGAGTSLYSATCFAVGKYGNGNPYPINLSTAIGLSGWLPCVKTLAGKLEEEQIKNRAASLPILVCHGKGDDVVPYKFGEKSSEALISHGFKKTTFKAYSGLGHYTIPQEMDELCAWLTSNLGLQG from the exons ATGAGTATCTCTGGTGCTGCACTTGGTTCAG GAAGAATTTTAGGAAGAGCGGTAGAGTTTGGGAAAACTCATGTGGTTAGGCCCAAAGGGAAACACCAAGCTACTATTGTCTGGTTACATGGTCTTGGCGACAATGGCTCTAG CTGGTCTCAGCTTTTGGAGACCCTTCCCCTTCCCAAT ATCAAATGGATATGCCCGACTGCTCCTTCTCAACCTATAAGTTTATTTG GGTTTGATGTTGTGGGCATCAATGAAGATGGACCTGATGATGTAGAAGGACTGGACGTGGCTGCCGCACATGTTGCAAATTTGTTGTCGAATGAGCCTTCTGACA TTAAGTTAGGTGTTGGAGGGTTCAGCATGGGTGCGGGGACGTCTCTATACTCAGCGACTTGTTTTGCAGTCGGTAAATATGGAAATGGCAATCCTTACCCTATCAATTTAAGCACAGCCATAGGCTTAAGCGGTTGGCTTCCTTGTGTTAA GACACTGGCTGGCAAACTAGAAGAGGAACAGATCAAGAATCGAGCTGCGTCCTTACCAATTTTAGTTTGCCATGGAAAAG GTGATGATGTGGTGCCGTACAAGTTTGGGGAGAAATCTTCAGAGGCCTTGATATCACATGGGTTTAAGAAGACAACGTTCAAAGCCTATAGTGGACTTGGTCACTACACCATCCCACAGGAGATGGATGAGTTGTGCGCTTGGTTAACATCCAACCTCGGCCTCCAAGGTTGA
- the LOC106380715 gene encoding LOW QUALITY PROTEIN: nudix hydrolase 19, chloroplastic (The sequence of the model RefSeq protein was modified relative to this genomic sequence to represent the inferred CDS: deleted 2 bases in 1 codon), which translates to MVLDTCEEQTRRSHRFSSSAGEKKENRDALFLSSSSSSSYHILFRSVNSNLAERTNNTLTMNLRTHAYAGNPLRSKTPKSTDSFSPSSAFKSLKSLIPSIPNHPTPSPDFKVLPFSKGRPLVFSSGGDTTPLWHLGWISLSDCKALLATRGVDLDENSLVYLGPKVEEDLVYWAVDVSSQEEHGVVLELASRKLCFVEVRTLMVAADWEDQRAMDELAIAGHARALLEWHKVSLFCGACGGSTVPKEAGRRKQCSNEACKKRVYPRVDPVVIMLVIDRENDRALLSRQARFVPRMWSCLAGFIEPGESLEEAVRRETWEETGIEVGEVVYHSSQPWPVGPSCMPCQLMVGFFAFAKTLDINVDKEELEDAQWHSREDVKKAVSFAEYRKAQRTAASKIEQMCKGVERNQSLSTDFNVESGELAPMFIPGPTAIAHHLISTWVDQGSGNVHSKQQPGVSLSNL; encoded by the exons ATGGtt CTCGACACGTGTGAGGAACAGACTCGTCGGAGTCATCGTTTCTCATCAAGCGCGGgggagaagaaagaaaacagagatgctctgtttctctcttcttcttcttcttcttcgtatcacATTCTCTTCAGATCTGTAAACTCT AACTTAGCCGAACGGACTAACAACACTCTCACGATGAACCTAAGAACCCACGCGTACGCAGGCAACCCCTTAAGATCCAAAACCCCAAAATCCACCGACTCCTTCTCACCTTCCTCCGCTTTCAAATCCCTAAAATCCCTAATCCCTTCAATCCCCAATCACCCCACGCCTTCCCCCGATTTCAAAGTCCTCCCCTTTAGCAAAGGCCGCCCACTGGTCTTCTCCAGCGGCGGAGACACGACGCCTCTCTGGCATCTGGGATGGATCAGCTTATCCGATTGCAAGGCTCTGTTAGCGACTCGCGGGGTTGATCTCGACGAGAACTCGCTCGTGTATTTAGGACCCAAGGTGGAGGAAGATTTAGTATACTGGGCGGTCGACGTGTCGTCTCAAGAAGAACACGGCGTCGTTTTGGAGTTAGCGAGTAGGAAGCTCTGTTTCGTCGAGGTTAGGACGTTAATGGTGGCTGCTGATTGGGAGGATCAACGCGCTATGGATGAGTTAGCTATTGCAGGACAT GCGAGAGCGTTGCTTGAATGGCACAAAGTCTCACTCTTTTGTGGAGCTTGTGGAGGTTCAACTGTTCCGAAGGAAGCTGGGAGAAGAAAGCAGTGTTCTAACGAGGCTTGCAAAAAGCGGGTTTATCCCCGGGTTGACCCGGTTGTTATAATGTTGGTTATTGATCGAGAGAATGACCGCGCGCTTTTGAGTAGGCAAGCGAGGTTTGTGCCGAGGATGTGGAGTTGTTTAGCTGGGTTTATTGAG CCAGGGGAGAGCTTAGAAGAGGCTGTGAGGCGAGAGACATGGGAAGAGACTGGCATTGAAGTAGGAGAAGTTGTCTATCACAGCTCTCAGCCTTGGCCTG TTGGACCAAGTTGCATGCCCTGCCAGTTGATGGTTGGGTTCTTTGCTTTCGCCAAGACTCTTGACATAAACGTAGACAAGGAAGAGTTAGAAG ATGCTCAATGGCACAGTAGAGAAGATGTGAAGAAAGCAGTGTCGTTTGCGGAATACAGGAAGGCGCAAAGAACAGCGGCTTCAAAGATAGAGCAGATGTGTAAAGGTGTGGAGAGAAACCAGAGTCTGTCAACTGATTTCAATGTGGAGAGCGGTGAGCTCGCTCCTATGTTCATCCCGGGTCCAACTGCCATAGCTCATCACCTGATCTCAACATGGGTGGATCAGGGTTCTGGCAATGTTCACTCAAAGCAACAACCTGGTGTCTCTCTCTCAAATCTGTAG
- the LOC106380716 gene encoding mitochondrial pyruvate carrier 1 isoform X1 encodes MAASGFQAFLNSPVGPKTTHFWGPIANWGFVAAGLVDMQKPPEMISGNMTSAMCIYSALFMRFAWMVQPRNYLLLACHASNETVQLYQLSRWARSQGYLSSTKEEEKPAQ; translated from the exons ATGGCAGCATCAGGGTTCCAAGCGTTCTTGAACAGTCCGGTTGGACCTAAAACAACCCATTTCTGGGGTCCTATCGCTAACTGGGGCTTTGTTGCTGCT GGTTTGGTGGATATGCAAAAGCCCCCTGAGATGATCTCTGGAAACATGACCTCAG CCATGTGCATTTACTCTGCATTGTTCATGAGATTTGCATGGATGGTGCAGCCACGCAACTATTTACTACTTGCCTGCCATGCTTCCAATGAGACTGTTCAGCTCTATCAGCTCTCGCGTTGGGCTAGATCCCAAGG GTATCTATCCTCAACTAAAGAAGAGGAGAAACCGGCTCAGTAA
- the LOC106380716 gene encoding mitochondrial pyruvate carrier 1 isoform X2 has translation MAASGFQAFLNSPVGPKTTHFWGPIANWGFVAAGLVDMQKPPEMISGNMTSAMCIYSALFMRFAWMVQPRNYLLLACHASNETVQLYQLSRWARSQG, from the exons ATGGCAGCATCAGGGTTCCAAGCGTTCTTGAACAGTCCGGTTGGACCTAAAACAACCCATTTCTGGGGTCCTATCGCTAACTGGGGCTTTGTTGCTGCT GGTTTGGTGGATATGCAAAAGCCCCCTGAGATGATCTCTGGAAACATGACCTCAG CCATGTGCATTTACTCTGCATTGTTCATGAGATTTGCATGGATGGTGCAGCCACGCAACTATTTACTACTTGCCTGCCATGCTTCCAATGAGACTGTTCAGCTCTATCAGCTCTCGCGTTGGGCTAGATCCCAAGGGTAA
- the LOC125575020 gene encoding uncharacterized protein LOC125575020 isoform X1: MNMATEEKPKKKKSLMSFYKFSTTTSKQSLINPKFKPNKDSIPPSSLSQEDASKPIVPRPNKMPNHLVRDIFELETSSKERKKGGDGGGAAEEGRKSVSHVERDTTARIAAAAEMLTVRILAADMPGFMQAHAFRCARTTLDSLEKFSSKHMAFNLKKEFDKGYGPAWHCIVGSSFGSFVTHSTGCFLYFSMDKLYILLFKTKVRSTSPH, encoded by the exons ATGAATATGGCAACCGAAGAGaaaccaaaaaagaagaagagtctCATGAGCTTCTACAAGTTCTCCACTACCACATCGAAGCAGTcactcataaaccctaaattcaaaCCCAACAAAGACTCGATCCCACCATCATCACTATCGCAAGAAGATGCATCAAAACCCATAGTCCCCCGTCCAAACAAAATGCCAAACCATCTGGTGAGAGACATCTTCGAGTTAGAGACTAGTagtaaagagagaaagaaaggcGGTGATGGTGGTGGTGCGGCGGAGGAAGGGAGAAAATCGGTGTCTCACGTGGAGAGGGATACAACGGCGAGGATAGCCGCGGCGGCGGAGATGTTAACGGTGAGGATATTAGCGGCGGACATGCCGGGGTTTATGCAGGCACATGCGTTCAGGTGTGCGAGAACGACATTAGATAGTTTGGAGAAGTTTAGTTCCAAGCACATGGCTTTCAATCTCAAGAAG GAATTTGACAAAGGGTATGGACCAGCATGGCATTGCATAGTGGGGTCAAGTTTCGGGTCATTCGTAACACATTCCACaggttgttttctttatttctcaATGGACAAACTCTACATTCTCCTCTTTAAAACCAAAGTTCGTTCTACCTCTCCCcattga
- the LOC125575020 gene encoding uncharacterized protein LOC125575020 isoform X2 yields the protein MNMATEEKPKKKKSLMSFYKFSTTTSKQSLINPKFKPNKDSIPPSSLSQEDASKPIVPRPNKMPNHLVRDIFELETSSKERKKGGDGGGAAEEGRKSVSHVERDTTARIAAAAEMLTVRILAADMPGFMQAHAFRCARTTLDSLEKFSSKHMAFNLKKSTFIRTTSQKTHFQHQTSKMNTKYEGERDTSCRLTNSFFISIK from the exons ATGAATATGGCAACCGAAGAGaaaccaaaaaagaagaagagtctCATGAGCTTCTACAAGTTCTCCACTACCACATCGAAGCAGTcactcataaaccctaaattcaaaCCCAACAAAGACTCGATCCCACCATCATCACTATCGCAAGAAGATGCATCAAAACCCATAGTCCCCCGTCCAAACAAAATGCCAAACCATCTGGTGAGAGACATCTTCGAGTTAGAGACTAGTagtaaagagagaaagaaaggcGGTGATGGTGGTGGTGCGGCGGAGGAAGGGAGAAAATCGGTGTCTCACGTGGAGAGGGATACAACGGCGAGGATAGCCGCGGCGGCGGAGATGTTAACGGTGAGGATATTAGCGGCGGACATGCCGGGGTTTATGCAGGCACATGCGTTCAGGTGTGCGAGAACGACATTAGATAGTTTGGAGAAGTTTAGTTCCAAGCACATGGCTTTCAATCTCAAGAAG TCCACATTTATACGAACAACTA GTCAGAAAACTCATTTTCAACACCAAACATCTAAAATGAATACAAAGTATGAGGGGGAAAGAGACACATCATGCCGCTTAACCAATTCCTTTTTCATATCAATCAAATGA